A window of the Streptomyces sp. NBC_00454 genome harbors these coding sequences:
- a CDS encoding IucA/IucC family siderophore biosynthesis protein has protein sequence MDRMESVDLNAADSAADAYAAAPLLNCLLREAAEPAGDGSYRLLGSGRLLRVRAGRRPADPELRTAGGWHPLNHTELVKLVSDELRQYTGVSNDELPVEIADSRETVAALLAARAAAEPSADPYVRSEQALVMGHPHHPAPKARGGAPAASWLPYAPEAHARFPLVFLGLREDQVVEEGGPRAAAAIDSLAAACGGPRPPAGYRLLPAHPWQLDLVASRPAVREAFADGRLLRLGTGPVPVWPTASIRTLYVPGGEGPDAGRPDAGNGRQDTGPGAAEAEAPDGDLFVKFSLDVRITNDVRRLWRHDLLKLRRTDAAVKAGFAELRATGSNAAWLPDRGYRTAAFAFEELAVLVRDGLRAHVEPGLTPLLAAAMAEGYPDSPLAATADPAGWWRAYLRRVVPPVLHLFARHGIVLEAHLQNTLVAVDAGGMPAQALFRDAEGVKLLPDPERAAAWQRLVYCLVVNHLTEIAGALAECHPQVAGTLWPAAREEFRRFDSAHGLPEIGALLAAPSLPAKTNLLLRWTRADGADARYLPLPNPLHG, from the coding sequence ATGGACCGAATGGAATCAGTGGACCTCAACGCCGCCGACAGCGCCGCCGACGCGTACGCTGCCGCCCCGCTGCTGAACTGCCTGCTCAGGGAGGCGGCCGAGCCCGCCGGAGACGGCTCGTACCGGTTGCTCGGCAGCGGCAGACTGCTGCGGGTGCGCGCCGGGCGGCGGCCCGCGGACCCCGAACTGCGCACGGCGGGCGGCTGGCACCCGCTCAACCACACCGAACTGGTCAAACTCGTCTCCGACGAACTGCGCCAGTACACCGGGGTCTCCAACGACGAGCTGCCCGTGGAGATCGCCGACAGCCGCGAGACCGTGGCCGCGCTGCTGGCCGCCCGCGCCGCGGCCGAGCCGTCCGCGGACCCGTACGTCCGCTCCGAGCAGGCCCTGGTCATGGGGCATCCGCACCATCCCGCGCCCAAGGCCCGGGGCGGCGCCCCGGCCGCGAGCTGGCTCCCGTACGCCCCGGAGGCGCACGCCCGGTTCCCGCTGGTCTTCCTCGGACTGCGCGAGGACCAGGTGGTGGAGGAGGGCGGGCCGCGGGCGGCCGCCGCGATCGACTCGCTGGCGGCGGCATGCGGCGGGCCGCGCCCGCCCGCCGGTTACCGGCTGCTGCCCGCCCACCCCTGGCAACTCGACCTGGTCGCCTCCCGCCCGGCGGTGCGCGAGGCCTTCGCGGACGGACGGCTGCTGCGGCTGGGGACCGGCCCGGTGCCGGTCTGGCCGACCGCCTCGATCCGGACCCTGTACGTGCCCGGCGGCGAGGGCCCGGACGCCGGTCGGCCGGATGCGGGCAACGGCCGGCAGGACACCGGCCCGGGGGCTGCGGAGGCCGAAGCCCCGGACGGCGACCTCTTCGTGAAGTTCAGCCTCGACGTCCGCATCACCAACGACGTGCGCCGGCTGTGGCGGCACGACCTCCTCAAGCTCCGCCGCACGGACGCGGCGGTCAAGGCGGGATTCGCGGAGCTGCGCGCGACCGGATCGAACGCGGCCTGGCTCCCCGACCGGGGCTACCGCACGGCCGCGTTCGCCTTCGAGGAGCTCGCGGTGCTGGTCCGCGACGGCCTGCGGGCGCACGTCGAGCCCGGCCTCACGCCCCTGCTGGCGGCGGCGATGGCGGAGGGCTACCCGGACAGCCCGCTCGCGGCTACGGCCGACCCGGCCGGGTGGTGGCGGGCGTACCTGCGCCGGGTGGTGCCGCCCGTGCTGCACCTGTTCGCCCGGCACGGCATCGTCCTGGAGGCCCACCTCCAGAACACCCTGGTCGCCGTCGACGCCGGGGGGATGCCGGCCCAGGCCCTCTTCCGGGACGCGGAAGGCGTGAAGCTGCTGCCGGACCCGGAGCGCGCCGCCGCCTGGCAGCGGCTCGTCTACTGCCTGGTGGTCAACCACCTGACCGAGATCGCCGGGGCCCTCGCCGAGTGCCATCCGCAGGTGGCCGGGACCCTGTGGCCCGCGGCCCGCGAGGAGTTCCGGCGCTTCGATTCGGCCCACGGCCTGCCCGAGATCGGCGCCCTGCTGGCCGCCCCCAGCCTCCCGGCCAAGACCAACCTGCTGCTGCGCTGGACCCGGGCGGACGGCGCGGACGCCCGCTACCTGCCGCTTCCCAACCCGCTGCACGGCTGA
- a CDS encoding GntR family transcriptional regulator gives MPSPSRGGGPAAMPKYQRIAAALRREIDRTAHTPGAKLPSERSLAIRYEVNRQTIRAALQYLREDGLVVTGRRGTRPALPAPPPAPPAAAAPAPGPEAVATASAAASPQVHTQNWLTLVTLAPALAEQLGMRGGERTLVHHHRETGPAGQTRRHAVTYLCPRAVAGAPELTRYRDRAAAGVRDEDLGPLHLWLERAARTGRVAETITMTRTTFPHPTTPAGGLSVRRTLYEASGRLLAVTDLSFPTWDRLTFDRNHPASGLRVT, from the coding sequence ATGCCCTCCCCTTCGCGGGGTGGCGGCCCGGCCGCCATGCCCAAGTACCAGCGGATCGCCGCAGCGCTGCGGCGCGAGATCGACCGCACCGCCCACACCCCCGGAGCCAAGCTGCCCTCCGAACGCAGCCTGGCGATCCGGTACGAGGTCAACCGGCAGACCATCCGGGCCGCCCTCCAGTACCTGCGCGAGGACGGCCTCGTCGTCACCGGCCGCCGCGGCACCCGTCCGGCCCTTCCCGCGCCGCCACCCGCGCCCCCGGCGGCCGCCGCCCCCGCGCCCGGACCGGAGGCCGTGGCGACGGCCTCCGCCGCCGCGTCCCCCCAGGTGCACACCCAGAACTGGCTCACCCTCGTCACGCTCGCGCCCGCCCTCGCCGAACAGCTCGGCATGCGCGGCGGGGAGCGGACCCTGGTCCACCACCACCGTGAAACCGGCCCGGCGGGCCAGACACGGCGGCACGCGGTGACGTACCTCTGCCCGCGCGCCGTCGCCGGGGCCCCCGAACTGACCCGCTACCGCGACCGTGCGGCGGCCGGCGTCCGGGACGAGGACCTGGGGCCCCTGCACCTCTGGCTGGAGCGCGCCGCGCGGACCGGCCGGGTCGCCGAAACCATCACCATGACCCGCACCACCTTCCCCCATCCGACCACCCCGGCCGGCGGCCTCTCCGTGCGCCGCACCCTGTACGAGGCCTCGGGCCGGCTCCTCGCCGTCACCGACCTCTCCTTCCCCACCTGGGACCGGCTGACCTTCGACCGCAACCACCCTGCGTCCGGACTGCGGGTGACATAG
- a CDS encoding GntR family transcriptional regulator, whose protein sequence is MDKDSSNSTDPSGSSGSVLKRERVREHLLGLIDIRRPGDAIPSERTLCATLEVSRPTLRAAVDELVATGLLVREHGRGMFVAPAKITQELAADEASFAMRQAAGHWSGRILEHSTVQAGARIGRRLRISPGAHLLYIARLRLVDGAPMAIEHLHIPADLVPALTPAELEAGDLYEHLRNHHGVYVHEAQQSIEPTVVNEAEAGLLDVPLLSPALLIERLTTDSTGRPVEYVHSVYRGDRYRIVSRLALGVPPGSGRPGAHHPGIPPGDLGRRAVITSTTTGDVHTGP, encoded by the coding sequence ATGGACAAGGACTCGAGCAACTCGACCGACCCGTCGGGCTCATCAGGCTCGGTACTCAAGCGGGAGCGCGTCCGCGAGCACCTGCTGGGCCTCATCGACATCCGCCGACCGGGCGACGCGATCCCCTCGGAGCGCACCCTGTGCGCCACCCTGGAGGTCTCCCGCCCCACCCTGCGCGCCGCGGTCGACGAGCTCGTGGCCACGGGCCTCCTGGTACGGGAGCACGGGCGCGGAATGTTCGTCGCCCCGGCCAAAATCACCCAGGAACTGGCCGCGGACGAGGCCTCGTTCGCGATGCGCCAGGCCGCCGGCCACTGGTCCGGCCGGATCCTGGAGCACTCCACCGTCCAGGCGGGCGCCCGCATCGGCCGCCGGCTGCGGATCTCGCCGGGCGCGCACCTGCTGTACATCGCCCGCCTGCGACTGGTCGACGGCGCCCCGATGGCGATCGAGCACCTGCACATCCCGGCCGATCTGGTACCCGCCCTGACCCCGGCGGAGCTGGAGGCCGGGGACCTCTACGAGCACCTGCGCAACCACCACGGCGTCTACGTGCACGAGGCGCAGCAGTCCATCGAACCGACCGTGGTCAACGAGGCGGAGGCGGGCCTGCTCGATGTCCCGCTGCTCTCCCCCGCCCTGCTCATCGAGCGGCTCACCACCGACTCCACCGGCCGCCCGGTGGAGTACGTGCACTCCGTCTACCGGGGCGACCGCTACCGGATCGTCTCGCGCCTGGCCCTGGGCGTGCCCCCGGGCAGCGGCCGCCCGGGCGCCCACCACCCGGGGATCCCGCCCGGCGACCTGGGCCGCCGGGCGGTCATCACCTCCACCACCACGGGGGACGTCCACACCGGCCCGTGA
- a CDS encoding beta-N-acetylhexosaminidase, with product MLSVAATRHPGPRPGPELGLVPRPDSVTVQPGRFALDHRTGLRAGPGAQTAAALLRELLTPATGLPLPPDSAGPITFLLAPGEEALGAEGYALTVRPEAVLLVAARPDGLLRGVQTLRQLLPPEALAAAAGGAQPRTPAAGWSMPCVRITDRPRFAWRGAMLDVARHFQPVTYLRRFVDLLALHKLNVLHLHLTDDQGWRMPIAAYPRLTGIGGRRTESAGDGIPHQGAYTRAELTGLLAYAARRGVSVVPEIEMPGHARAALAAYPRLGNRPGVRLEPWTRWGVCENVLGVHDGVLDFCRAVLDEVADVFPGPYVHVGGDECPRTEWERSPAARARIAAEALSGPAALHGWFLGEISAHLARLGRRPLGWTDTGDELPPAFTALAWRDAEHGRAAALRGHDVIMAPYRSTYLDYPQSADPAEPRGQDGVLDLRGAYENEPAPAHWEPEAARRVLGTQAQLWTEYARTPAELEYLAFPRLCALADTAWSTHRDWPDFRRRLDHHRTRLAALGVRGRSPQSPLLTP from the coding sequence GTGCTGTCCGTAGCCGCCACCCGCCACCCCGGCCCCCGCCCCGGCCCCGAACTGGGCCTCGTCCCGCGCCCCGACTCGGTCACCGTCCAGCCCGGCCGCTTCGCCCTGGACCACCGCACCGGACTGCGGGCCGGACCGGGCGCGCAGACGGCGGCCGCCCTCCTGCGCGAACTGCTGACCCCCGCCACCGGGTTGCCCCTGCCACCGGACTCCGCCGGGCCGATCACCTTCCTCCTGGCCCCCGGGGAGGAAGCCCTCGGAGCCGAGGGGTACGCCCTCACCGTCCGCCCCGAGGCCGTCCTGCTGGTCGCCGCCCGCCCCGACGGGCTGCTCCGCGGGGTCCAGACCCTGCGCCAGCTGCTGCCACCCGAAGCCCTGGCGGCGGCCGCCGGGGGCGCGCAGCCCCGTACGCCCGCCGCAGGCTGGTCGATGCCCTGCGTACGGATCACCGACCGGCCGAGGTTCGCCTGGCGCGGAGCCATGCTGGACGTGGCCCGGCACTTCCAGCCCGTGACGTACCTGCGCCGCTTCGTGGACCTGCTCGCCCTGCACAAGCTCAACGTCCTGCACCTGCACCTCACCGACGACCAGGGCTGGCGGATGCCGATCGCGGCCTACCCCCGGCTCACCGGGATCGGCGGCCGCCGGACCGAGAGCGCCGGGGACGGCATCCCGCACCAGGGCGCCTACACCCGTGCGGAGCTGACCGGACTCCTGGCCTACGCGGCCCGGCGCGGGGTGAGCGTGGTCCCGGAGATCGAGATGCCCGGCCACGCCCGCGCCGCACTCGCCGCCTACCCCCGGCTCGGCAACCGGCCCGGCGTCCGGCTGGAGCCGTGGACCCGCTGGGGCGTCTGCGAGAACGTCCTCGGGGTCCACGACGGGGTGCTCGACTTCTGCCGCGCGGTACTGGACGAGGTCGCGGACGTGTTCCCCGGCCCCTACGTCCACGTCGGCGGCGACGAATGCCCCCGCACGGAATGGGAACGCTCCCCGGCGGCCCGAGCACGGATCGCCGCCGAGGCCCTGTCCGGGCCGGCCGCTCTCCACGGCTGGTTCCTCGGCGAGATCTCCGCACACCTCGCCCGGCTCGGCCGACGCCCGCTCGGCTGGACCGACACCGGGGACGAACTCCCGCCCGCCTTCACGGCCCTGGCCTGGCGGGACGCGGAACACGGGCGGGCCGCCGCGCTGCGCGGCCACGACGTGATCATGGCCCCGTACCGCTCCACCTACCTCGACTACCCGCAGTCCGCCGACCCCGCCGAGCCGCGCGGCCAGGACGGGGTCCTCGACCTGCGCGGGGCCTACGAGAACGAGCCGGCCCCCGCGCACTGGGAGCCCGAGGCCGCGCGCCGGGTCCTCGGCACCCAGGCCCAGCTGTGGACCGAGTACGCGCGGACCCCCGCGGAGCTCGAGTACCTCGCCTTCCCGAGGCTGTGCGCCCTGGCCGACACGGCCTGGTCGACGCACCGCGACTGGCCCGACTTCCGCCGCCGGCTGGACCACCACCGGACCCGGCTCGCCGCCCTCGGCGTGCGCGGCCGATCCCCGCAATCCCCTCTGCTCACTCCGTGA
- a CDS encoding cellulose binding domain-containing protein — protein sequence MRTQRTGKRRTAAALAIALTAGLGSAALTALPATAAADSVKVQYRTSATGAAADQAEPWFKVVNNGSAAVSLDQVRIRYYFKADGPDTQYRYACSWAVRGCANITGTFGTLATPTATADRYLEITFTGGAGTLAPGADTGDMQLRFYRADWQTLRQSDDYSFDGTRTAYGDWDKVTARLGASTVWGTAPGGNTPDPTPTPTPNPTDPTPTPTPTDPGPAGATLFDDFNYASSADPAIAAHGWSVRSNSGGPGVPNATWSPENVTFATEGGNSIMNMETSTAGSGESTKQTEVLTKATKFKNGTYAARVNFSDAPKYGPDGDHLVQTFFTINDLKAPMADDYAEYDFEYLPNGGWGEPSNILYTTSWETYRPDPWEAVNQHTESRTSYAGWHDLVLTIDNNAITYYIDGKVFGTHDAKYLPERPMSINFNQWLIDLNGQPGSTARAYDQKVDYVLHVKDQVLTPAQVAAKVAAYRTAGTAFEDGVPNG from the coding sequence ATGCGCACCCAACGAACCGGCAAGCGCCGTACGGCCGCGGCCCTGGCGATCGCCCTGACCGCCGGGCTCGGCTCGGCCGCCCTGACGGCCCTGCCCGCGACCGCGGCGGCCGACTCCGTCAAGGTCCAGTACCGCACCAGCGCGACCGGAGCCGCCGCCGACCAGGCGGAGCCCTGGTTCAAGGTGGTCAACAACGGCTCCGCCGCCGTCTCCCTCGACCAGGTCAGGATCCGCTACTACTTCAAGGCCGACGGGCCGGACACCCAGTACCGGTACGCCTGTTCCTGGGCGGTCAGGGGCTGCGCCAACATCACCGGAACCTTCGGCACCCTGGCCACCCCGACGGCCACCGCGGACCGCTACCTGGAGATCACCTTCACCGGCGGCGCCGGAACCCTCGCCCCCGGCGCCGACACCGGCGACATGCAGCTGCGCTTCTACCGCGCCGACTGGCAGACGCTGCGGCAGTCCGACGACTACTCCTTCGACGGGACGCGGACCGCGTACGGGGACTGGGACAAGGTGACCGCCCGCCTGGGCGCGTCCACCGTCTGGGGCACCGCGCCCGGCGGCAACACCCCGGACCCGACCCCGACCCCCACGCCGAACCCGACGGATCCGACGCCCACCCCGACCCCGACCGACCCTGGACCGGCCGGAGCCACGCTCTTCGACGACTTCAACTACGCCTCGTCCGCCGATCCGGCGATAGCGGCCCACGGCTGGAGCGTGCGCTCCAACTCCGGCGGCCCCGGCGTCCCGAACGCCACCTGGTCCCCCGAGAACGTCACCTTCGCGACCGAGGGCGGCAACTCCATCATGAACATGGAGACCTCCACGGCCGGCTCGGGTGAGAGCACCAAGCAGACCGAAGTCCTCACCAAGGCCACGAAGTTCAAGAACGGCACCTACGCGGCACGGGTGAACTTCTCGGACGCCCCGAAGTACGGCCCGGACGGGGACCACCTCGTGCAGACCTTCTTCACCATCAACGACCTCAAGGCCCCGATGGCCGACGACTACGCCGAGTACGACTTCGAGTACCTCCCCAACGGCGGCTGGGGCGAGCCCTCGAACATCCTCTACACCACCTCCTGGGAGACCTACCGCCCCGACCCGTGGGAGGCGGTCAACCAGCACACGGAGTCCCGTACCAGCTACGCGGGCTGGCACGACCTGGTGCTCACCATCGACAACAACGCCATCACCTACTACATCGACGGCAAGGTCTTCGGCACGCACGACGCCAAGTACCTGCCCGAGCGGCCCATGTCGATCAACTTCAACCAGTGGCTGATCGACCTGAACGGCCAGCCCGGTTCGACGGCCCGCGCCTACGACCAGAAGGTGGACTACGTCCTGCACGTCAAGGACCAGGTCCTCACCCCGGCCCAGGTCGCCGCCAAGGTGGCCGCCTACCGCACGGCGGGCACGGCCTTCGAGGACGGGGTCCCGAACGGCTGA
- a CDS encoding S8 family serine peptidase: MTSRPHLRKFRSLRSFVLALAGALVLIAPGAASAAAATPAEGVVRYTDARGSVPGSYLVVLDPARASARTARGRSVVEGFGGAIGRTYDSALNGFSVRMSPRQARRLAADPAVVEVVQNRKLRLDATQPSPPSWGVDRIDQRRLPLDGGYTYPDTAGRGVTAYVIDTGINITHQDFGGRASYGYDAIENDTEADDMHGHGTHVAGTLVGATFGVAKQAKVVAVRVLDWNGEGTTEQVVAGIDWVTRNAVKPAVANMSLGGDPDDVLDAAVRGSIASGITYAVAAGNQNLDASQHSPARVPQAITVGAVNDHDARSSYSNFGPLVDLFAPGDSITSAVSWGDDWSTVMSGTSMATPHVAGAAALYLADHRTATPAQVADALTSSASTGAVLGAGPGSPDRSLYVGGAPNRVPGKRFASTTDYPVGDLETIESPITVSGVPGRAPSQLGVELYTVHPNSGTLRVDLVAPDGTVYPVKDEYTDWGESDLVALYTVDASPETANGVWKLRVYDAFAGDTGRLDGWALRF, encoded by the coding sequence ATGACTTCCAGACCGCACTTACGGAAATTTCGCAGCCTACGGAGCTTCGTGCTCGCCCTCGCCGGCGCGCTCGTGCTCATCGCCCCGGGCGCCGCTTCCGCCGCGGCGGCCACTCCGGCCGAGGGCGTGGTCCGCTACACCGATGCCCGGGGCTCCGTCCCCGGCAGCTACCTCGTGGTCCTCGACCCGGCCCGCGCGAGTGCCCGTACGGCACGCGGCCGGTCGGTCGTCGAAGGGTTCGGCGGCGCGATCGGACGGACCTACGACTCCGCGCTCAACGGCTTCTCCGTCCGGATGTCTCCGCGCCAGGCCCGACGGCTCGCCGCCGACCCGGCCGTCGTCGAGGTCGTGCAGAACCGGAAGTTGAGGCTCGACGCCACCCAACCGAGCCCGCCCTCGTGGGGTGTGGACCGCATCGATCAGCGGCGGCTGCCACTGGACGGGGGCTACACCTATCCGGACACGGCCGGCCGGGGCGTGACCGCGTACGTCATCGACACCGGGATCAACATCACCCACCAGGACTTCGGCGGACGCGCCTCCTACGGCTACGACGCCATCGAGAACGACACCGAGGCCGATGACATGCACGGGCACGGCACGCACGTCGCCGGGACCCTCGTCGGCGCCACCTTCGGGGTGGCCAAGCAGGCGAAGGTGGTGGCCGTGCGGGTGCTCGACTGGAACGGCGAGGGCACCACGGAGCAGGTGGTCGCCGGAATCGACTGGGTGACCCGCAACGCGGTGAAGCCGGCCGTCGCGAACATGAGCCTGGGCGGCGACCCCGACGACGTGCTCGACGCGGCCGTCCGGGGTTCCATCGCCTCCGGCATCACCTACGCGGTGGCGGCGGGGAACCAGAACCTCGACGCCTCCCAGCACTCCCCCGCCCGGGTCCCGCAGGCGATCACGGTCGGCGCGGTCAACGACCACGACGCGCGGTCCTCGTACTCCAACTTCGGCCCGCTGGTGGACCTGTTCGCCCCCGGCGACTCCATCACCTCCGCGGTCTCCTGGGGTGACGACTGGAGCACGGTCATGTCCGGCACCTCCATGGCCACCCCGCACGTGGCGGGCGCGGCCGCGCTGTACCTGGCGGACCACCGCACCGCCACCCCGGCGCAGGTGGCCGACGCGCTCACCTCCTCGGCTTCCACCGGGGCGGTGCTGGGTGCCGGACCGGGCTCCCCAGACCGCTCCCTGTACGTGGGCGGCGCGCCGAACCGGGTGCCCGGCAAACGCTTCGCGAGCACCACGGACTACCCGGTCGGGGACCTGGAGACCATCGAATCCCCGATCACGGTCAGCGGTGTCCCGGGCCGGGCGCCGTCCCAGCTCGGGGTGGAGCTGTACACCGTGCACCCGAACTCGGGGACCCTGCGGGTGGATCTGGTCGCGCCCGACGGAACGGTGTACCCGGTCAAGGACGAGTACACGGACTGGGGCGAGAGCGATCTCGTCGCCCTGTACACGGTGGACGCCTCCCCGGAGACGGCCAACGGAGTGTGGAAGCTGCGGGTGTACGACGCCTTCGCCGGCGACACCGGCCGTCTCGACGGGTGGGCGCTGCGGTTCTGA
- a CDS encoding SigB/SigF/SigG family RNA polymerase sigma factor, which produces MPMPAQFSHTAGRETGPAAGPDARLAAGSAAPTATPATGPSCAIPLPRIAEPREVAPADARELSRLFFRRLRELDEGTPEHRYVRDTLVEMNASLVQFAVRPFRGRGDGGDLEDLLQVGTIGLIKAIDRFDPAREVEFSSLAMPYITGEIKRHFRDTTWAVRVPRRLQELRIDLAKAKEQLTALLDRPPTVADLAAHLSLTEEEVIEGIVAANGHTSGSLDAPHAERADGGTEGNTLAETMGAEEPALERVEDIQTLAPLLDRLTDRERRMLSMRFGEELTQAQIGAALGISQMQVSRLLTRVLAHLRASMLEDPDRAEAGAPQQAEPDAEGAAEGAVGYVP; this is translated from the coding sequence ATGCCGATGCCCGCCCAGTTCTCCCATACCGCCGGACGCGAAACCGGACCCGCAGCGGGGCCCGATGCCCGACTCGCAGCGGGATCCGCCGCCCCCACGGCCACCCCGGCCACCGGACCCTCCTGCGCGATCCCCCTGCCCCGGATCGCGGAACCCCGCGAGGTGGCCCCCGCGGACGCGCGCGAGCTGTCGAGACTCTTCTTCCGGCGGCTGCGGGAACTCGACGAAGGCACCCCCGAGCACCGCTACGTGCGCGACACGCTCGTGGAGATGAACGCCTCCCTCGTACAGTTCGCCGTCCGCCCCTTCCGCGGCCGCGGCGACGGCGGAGACCTCGAAGACCTCCTCCAGGTCGGCACCATCGGCCTGATCAAGGCCATCGACCGGTTCGACCCGGCCCGCGAGGTCGAGTTCTCCTCCCTCGCCATGCCGTACATCACCGGCGAGATCAAGCGGCACTTCCGGGACACCACCTGGGCCGTACGGGTCCCGCGCCGCCTCCAGGAGCTGCGCATCGACCTGGCGAAGGCCAAGGAGCAGCTGACCGCGCTCCTCGACCGGCCGCCGACCGTCGCGGACCTCGCCGCGCACCTCTCCCTCACCGAGGAGGAGGTCATCGAAGGCATCGTCGCCGCCAACGGCCACACCAGCGGTTCCCTCGACGCCCCGCACGCCGAGCGTGCCGACGGCGGCACCGAGGGCAACACCCTCGCCGAAACCATGGGGGCCGAGGAGCCGGCGCTGGAGCGCGTCGAGGACATCCAGACCCTGGCGCCGCTGCTGGACCGGCTCACCGACCGCGAGCGCCGGATGCTCTCCATGCGCTTCGGCGAGGAGCTCACCCAGGCCCAGATCGGAGCCGCCCTCGGCATCTCGCAGATGCAAGTCTCGCGCCTCCTGACGCGGGTACTCGCGCACCTGCGGGCCTCCATGCTCGAAGACCCGGACCGGGCCGAAGCCGGTGCCCCGCAGCAAGCGGAACCCGATGCGGAGGGCGCAGCCGAGGGCGCGGTTGGCTACGTACCGTAG
- a CDS encoding glycine betaine/L-proline ABC transporter ATP-binding protein: protein MSTLIAEHVFKVFGPGPDNGAAVANAVRALESGATDRGALRAEGTTAAVIDASFRVEPGQIFVVMGLSGSGKSTLLRMLNGLLEPSAGRILFDGEDLTALSAAELRRVRSTKISMVFQHFALFPHRSVLENAGYGLEVQGVPRAERERRAAEALALCGLGGWEKSWPDELSGGMQQRVGLARALATDADLLLMDESFSALDPLIRRDMQDQLLELQQRLGKTIVFITHDLNEAMRLGDSIAVMRDGRIVQQGTAEDILVRPADDYVASFIQDVDRSRVLTAGAVMTDPAAGHADCGCPTVATDTPLADLCAVSARVPHPVAVTGADGAVVGEVAQGRLVALIGDERRSPLTCEKVAA from the coding sequence GTGTCCACGCTCATAGCCGAGCACGTGTTCAAGGTGTTCGGGCCAGGCCCCGACAACGGCGCCGCCGTCGCGAACGCGGTCCGCGCGCTCGAAAGCGGCGCCACCGACCGCGGGGCGCTGCGCGCCGAGGGAACGACCGCCGCCGTGATCGACGCCTCCTTCCGCGTCGAGCCCGGCCAGATCTTCGTCGTCATGGGTCTGTCGGGATCCGGCAAGTCCACGTTGCTGCGCATGCTCAACGGACTGCTGGAGCCCTCCGCGGGACGCATCCTCTTCGACGGCGAAGACCTCACCGCGCTGTCCGCGGCCGAGCTGCGCCGGGTCCGGTCCACCAAGATCAGCATGGTCTTCCAGCACTTCGCGCTGTTCCCGCACCGCAGTGTTCTGGAGAACGCCGGCTACGGCCTGGAGGTCCAGGGTGTCCCCCGGGCCGAGCGCGAACGGCGGGCGGCCGAAGCGCTGGCCCTGTGCGGGCTCGGCGGCTGGGAGAAGTCCTGGCCCGACGAGCTCTCCGGCGGCATGCAGCAGCGCGTGGGCCTGGCCCGTGCGCTGGCCACCGACGCCGATCTGCTGCTGATGGACGAGTCGTTCAGCGCCCTCGACCCGCTGATCCGCCGCGATATGCAGGACCAGCTGCTCGAGCTCCAGCAACGCCTCGGGAAAACCATCGTGTTCATCACCCACGACCTCAACGAGGCCATGCGGCTGGGCGATTCCATCGCCGTCATGCGCGACGGCCGCATCGTCCAGCAGGGCACGGCCGAGGACATCCTCGTCCGCCCCGCCGACGACTACGTCGCCTCCTTCATCCAGGACGTGGACCGCTCGCGCGTACTGACGGCCGGAGCCGTCATGACGGACCCCGCCGCGGGACACGCGGACTGCGGCTGCCCGACCGTGGCCACCGACACCCCGCTCGCCGACCTGTGCGCCGTCAGCGCCCGGGTCCCGCACCCCGTGGCCGTCACCGGCGCCGACGGCGCCGTCGTCGGCGAGGTCGCCCAGGGCCGCCTCGTCGCCCTCATCGGCGACGAGCGACGCTCCCCGCTGACCTGCGAAAAGGTGGCCGCCTGA